The Patescibacteria group bacterium genome segment AAGAACTTTCTTAGCCAGCTTAACAGTTACTTGGATTCCAGTTTTAATTTAGCGGATAAAATTATCATTAATACTACCTACACCCAAACCAAAAAAGATACGATTAAGTCAGATATTTCTACGCAACAAACCTCCAACAATACTTCGCTTACGGCTGTGCAAACCGCCCGTGCCAATATTATCAATACGGCCGATTCTTATCAGTCGCAGATTTTGGCGGCGGCTAACGCCGTTTCCATTGCGCAAGCGTCTTTGGATTTAAAGAAGGCCGGACCGCGCAGCTTTGAGCTGGCTTCGGCCGAGGCCGCGGTGGCCCAAGCCCAAGCGTCACTGGACAAGACCAGGGCTGATGCCGATGATTATGTTATCCGCGCGCCGATTGACGGCAAAATCACCAAAGTTAATTATTCCATGGGTGAGACTACGGCGGCAGGCGGGGTGGCGATCGCTATGTTGTCTAATGAACGCTATGAGATTAAGGTTGATATTCCGGAATCGGATATTATTAAATTGGCTGTGGGGGAGAAAGTGGCGATTGATCTGGACGCTTTTGGTAGCGATCATCCATTCTCTGGCGCCGTAACTTTTATTGACCCGGCGCAAACAATTATTAAGGATGTGACTTATTACAAAACTACCGTTACCTTCAACCAGGATTCTTGGAGTGATCAGATTAAGCCTGGTATGACCGCCAATATTACCATTATTGCGGCGGAAAAAGACGGCGCTTTATATATTCCGCAACGCGCGGTCAAGATCAGAGAAACGACTTTAGGCGAAGTACCGAAGAAATACGTGGAAATCCTGGTTAATAGCCAACCGCAGGAGCGTGATGTGGAAATCGGTTTGCGCGGCGACAATGGCTTGGTAGAAATCATTTCCGGCCTGGCTGAAGGCGAACAAGTGGTGACTTATAAAAAAGATTCCACTAAATAGCGCGGACGGCGGCTATTGAAGATAAATATAAAATATGACTGAGAAATTAATAGAAGTTAAGGATTTAAAAAAAGACTACGTTAATGACGAGGTGGTAACGTCAGTGCTTCATGGCGTAAGTTTCGATATTCATCAGGGGGAATTCGTGGCCATCATGGGGCCGTCCGGTTCGGGTAAATCCACCTTGATGCATATCTTGGGATTTTTGGATAATCTGACTTCCGGCCGTTTTATTTTTAAAGGGCGTGATGTCAGTAATTTGGAGGAAGATGAGCTGGCGCGCATTAGAAATGAGGAAGTCGGGTTTGTCTTTCAAGCCTTTCATTTGTTGCCCAAGACTTCGGTGTACAATAATGTCAGATTGCCCTTGCTTTACGGTACAGCTAAGAATATTGATGAATTGGTCAAATCGGCGATTCGGGCCGTCGGCTTAGAACACCGTACTAATAATTTTTCCAATCAGCTCTCCGGCGGAGAAAAACAAAGAGTGGCTATTGCCCGCGCCCTGGTCAATAATCCGTCAATTATTTTTGCCGATGAGCCGACCGGCAACTTGG includes the following:
- a CDS encoding efflux RND transporter periplasmic adaptor subunit — protein: MLKIFKKKRFWVILVIILAVVGFGIYKLLTPKSAVEYTTEAVKRGQLTQTVTATGQVESAHEITLNFKTPGKITYIGVKEGDDVKAGQDLARIDSGSIAALIKQYQANLASAQANLEKVKAGASAEDINLTQEQLIKAQNDYNNLVRESETQVEILKDKTVNNLNNAIFTSQTALNTVFGDLISTETTVYMLVMDASLQSQVKSDYSVLKNGLSVLRDEVIAAQKSDDQQFIIRASDDVKNFLSQLNSYLDSSFNLADKIIINTTYTQTKKDTIKSDISTQQTSNNTSLTAVQTARANIINTADSYQSQILAAANAVSIAQASLDLKKAGPRSFELASAEAAVAQAQASLDKTRADADDYVIRAPIDGKITKVNYSMGETTAAGGVAIAMLSNERYEIKVDIPESDIIKLAVGEKVAIDLDAFGSDHPFSGAVTFIDPAQTIIKDVTYYKTTVTFNQDSWSDQIKPGMTANITIIAAEKDGALYIPQRAVKIRETTLGEVPKKYVEILVNSQPQERDVEIGLRGDNGLVEIISGLAEGEQVVTYKKDSTK
- a CDS encoding ABC transporter ATP-binding protein produces the protein MTEKLIEVKDLKKDYVNDEVVTSVLHGVSFDIHQGEFVAIMGPSGSGKSTLMHILGFLDNLTSGRFIFKGRDVSNLEEDELARIRNEEVGFVFQAFHLLPKTSVYNNVRLPLLYGTAKNIDELVKSAIRAVGLEHRTNNFSNQLSGGEKQRVAIARALVNNPSIIFADEPTGNLDSKSGNAIMEILEDLNDAGHTIILVTHETDTAKHAKRIIKIVDGLIAEDYNVADRRSAKNGGQLMK